Proteins encoded by one window of Aphis gossypii isolate Hap1 chromosome X, ASM2018417v2, whole genome shotgun sequence:
- the LOC114121430 gene encoding lysine-specific demethylase 3A-like isoform X2 produces MDEDLQGSARGAVGGGADDATANGADKIKRIPPPPPLHHFQQQQLQQHQLQQQHHQQQQQQQQYQQHIQQQQLQMYQQQQNHQQRHSQQLLNQQQLQQHHQQQQRHNQLRHHQMQQQQQQQQHLQKYQQYRNRHHQYPPPPPPPPPALVAANSSAVAPANHASVTAAVTITTTTVTTTAVVANSAAQFPANVQQPSPSNNALHAMAAVVAPYAEAAAAERSDSGLSSSRTLNSGDERSGSHSSAFSGSDDHAAAVSPSNEQHQTPPSSFNNIPVWRDPHMLQTPNGPVIHVGSVQHQNFFMPNAMQMPQMMLPYQPFPPPSVGPPPPMPPQTPTPVMQPALGAAGMLWRPPTATVTNANNNPAAANSYYHHHRPNEQYKSSSSRGNVEKDAYKEMKRAKQPQYAQGSAGGSKSRSGGGPSENGSNNEYGQVEIERMVNRHQRGNREHTEKQQAEAAVHQHFEESLKLAQQQRRTNWISNLPSPPKNMYPSQRPKIQDSSKHRSPSLNGVNQTANHQVDDWKEKKNKYASSRSTPVDSSSLQAHYRNRAVPKSNSDHENVLTNANDSGNIGNHNNMISYASYMNANHVYIPPSNSSVIVRNDSSYKNSSIPGPEAYLYNRTPTILTVPAVKLESNKDPRQAKSMHYSRPLSSSVNTSQSKGYNSSPEPHHPGPLLNTHGRYALYPPLTDRAQRELDTPPPAHLNAMMSSPLPTFVPVAVPVDDLQTEALDLVMICNKATPETDVPLHLNSNYKNAKPDPQDTINTFDINVQNNSKKRNYSEIDLPNNDNVSSSLTLLTSDLVSNSAILSTTLSSNNSLVIPSSLSETISENESITISRANLTTVPTSIPSTVSMLDSKTVPTSDSKTIPFTDSSEISTITSASVPVTSSTTTSSTIVTKASSVTTSSNVPITNSTTYDSSPSTPPPVLMPATYTETSSGIRTHHHKLKKAWLQRHVWAEDLKEAGVNIDQNSSHSFSQIDDTPPVLQCEIIKKRKISKSSSDDNTEVTSPPVILPSTSSSLYEPSTSSGTGTKRCRKRKISNPTTSSETRSPTDNTRPPETEKKVPPIKIPKKRGRKPKVVVSIPLKKGKNNDGEVRFFQSGPCLNAGPKIHKCRECRIYINNKKNDVMTQDEIDNIFCRFYAFRRLFTNKTGQLVNAGFPDPFLDITVDDANLWLPDPKCPPTSLDVKVAKKILIEAGRQFCYLVKEENKALTLSPYFQGKPIAWKKAANGVREMCDVCLTTIFNYHWACAKCGFGVCIDCVKARLNGSSKSPNAATMTKKDLREKDTFTWMTCNSKHTHDIERLMLTQIVASDSMDRVFSDLHRLSSSFNIAIECGCPGYPLPQLQGNVSSDDDDDDDNYEDDELPSTSQASISSANSSQKTAAENSKTSSSENLKNESANNSKTKLSEDLKLIPAEGSSKNVDGGSKSNGNSQNTINIEPQIAGSSNSRRMSVQCDPNKKVALKHFVRKKNKYLRTIPREPLPPRAMTLAESREFFPNNPHTWLCDGKLLRLLDPENSTNYDMFQEQWKRGQPVMVSDVGQRLNPEYWSPNSFSRDFGEFTNDLIDCATGLLIEGKTMKQFWDGFEDESKRLKGADGKQMLLKLKDWPVGSDFSDTLPERFDDLMGILPLKDYTLHDGKLNLAARLPACFVRPDLGPKMYSAYGNVGNRDSDKRLMSTTNLHLDVSDTLNVMVYVAISRKNGKQHDEADHECHLKEAYRAVDEAGCDMACRRRARDLKELPGAVWHIYHSKDADSIRDLLNKVSAERGEPQEPNHDPIHDQTSYLDADLRARLYTEYGVQGYAVVQCLGDAIFIPAGAPHQVRNLHSCIKVACDFVSPENLSQCFRLMNEFYDLSSNHSLHEDKLQIKNIMFHAVKDSISVLLRESLSQEELEELAPPKKQKEQKQ; encoded by the exons ATGGACGAAGATTTGCAGGGCAGTGCTCGGGGCGCAGTCGGTGGCGGTGCGGACGATGCCACCGCTAACGGTGCAGACAAGATCAAAAGgataccgccgccgccgcctttGCACCATTTCCAGCAGCAACAGCTACAGCAACATCAACTTCAACAACAACATcatcaacaacaacaacaacaacaacaatatcaACAACACATTCAACAACAACAGTTACAAATGTACCAACAACAACAGAACCATCAACAACGCCATTCGCAGCAACTTCTAAATCAGCAACAGCTACAGCAGCATCATCAACAGCAACAGAGACACAATCAGTTACGCCATCATCAaatgcagcagcagcagcagcaacagcaacatttgcaaaaatatcaacaatatcGCAACCGTCATCATCAGtatccgccgccgccgccaccgccgccgccggccCTAGTGGCCGCCAATAGCTCCGCGGTCGCACCCGCCAATCACGCGTCCGTCACCGCCGCCGTGACCATCACTACTACCACGGTTACCACGACCGCTGTCGTGGCCAACTCGGCGGCACAGTTTCCGGCGAACGTTCAACAGCCCTCGCCGTCCAACAACGCGCTGCACGCCATGGCCGCTGTGGTCGCGCCGTACGCCGAGGCCGCGGCGGCCGAACGGTCCGATTCGGGTCTGAGTTCGTCGCGCACGCTCAATTCGGGCGACGAACGGTCCGGATCGCATTCGAGCGCGTTCAGCGGTTCCGACGATCACGCGGCCGCCGTGTCGCCGTCCAACGAACAACATCAAACGCCGCCGTCTTCGTTCAACAACATACCGGTCTGGAGGGACCCTCACATGTTGCAG ACGCCGAACGGTCCCGTTATACACGTGGGCAGCGTTCAGCACCAGAATTTCTTCATGCCGAACGCGATGCAAATGCCACAGATGATGTTGCCCTATCAACCTTTTCCTCCGCCGTCTGTTGGGCCACCGCCGCCGATGCCACCTCAGACACCAACGCCTGTGATGCAGCCGGCCCTGGGCGCAGCCGGAATGCTGTGGAGACCTCCAACCGCTACCGTGACAAACGCCAACAATAATCCTGCAGCGGCCAACAGCTATTACCATCATCATCGCCCCAACGAACAGTACAAATCAAGCAGcag CAGAGGAAATGTAGAAAAGGACGCTTACAAAGAAATGAAAAGAGCCAAACAGCCGCAGTACGCGCAAGGTTCTGCTGGGGGTAGCAAAAGCAGGAGTGGAGGTGGGCCCTCCGAGAATGGTTCAAATAATGAGTACGGGCAGGTGGAAATCGAACGGATGGTAAATCGTCACCAGAGAGGCAATCGCGAACATACCGAAAAGCAACAAGCTGAAGCAGCTGTCCATCAGCATTTCGAGGAGAGTCTGAAACTTGCTCAGCAACAAAGG agAACCAATTGGATTTCAAATTTACCTTCCCCGCCGAAAAATATGTATCCAAGTCAACGACCTAAGATTCAAGATTCATCTAAACATAGGTCTCCATCTCTAAATGGGGTAAATCAAACAGCCAATCATCAAGTCGACGATTggaaagaaaagaaaaataaatatgcatcGTCTAGATCAACACCGGTTGATTCTTCATCC ttACAAGCGCATTATAGAAACCGGGCTGTTCCTAAATCGAATTCCGatcatgaaaatgtattaaccaACGCCAATGATAGTGGAAACATTggaaaccataataatatgatctcgTATGCTTCTTACATGAATGCAAATCATGTATATATACCTCCTTCCAATTCATCAGTGATAGTTAGAAATGATTCTTCGTACAAAAACTCATCGATACCTGGGCCAGAagcttatttatataatcgcACTCCTACTATTCTCACAGTCCCTGCTGTAAAACTAGAATCTAACAAAGATCCAAGACAAGCCAAGTCTATGCATTATTCCAGGCCGTTATCATCTTCGGTCAATACTAGTCAATCAAAAGGTTACAATTCTTCTCCAGAACCACATCATCCTGGGccattattaaatacacatgGTCGTTATGCTTTGTATCCACCTCTAACTGATAGAGCTCAAAGGGAATTGGACACGCCTCCTCCTGCACATTTAAATGCAATGATGTCTAGTCCCTTACCAACATTTGTACCTGTCGCAGTACCAGTCGATGATCTCCAAACGGAAGCATTAGATCTAGTTATGATTTGTAATAAAGCTACACCTGAAACTGATGTTCCTTTACACTTAAAttctaactataaaaatgcTAAACCAGATCCTCAAGATACCATAAACACATTTgatataaatgttcaaaataattctaaaaaacgTAACTATTCTGAAATAGATTTGCCTAACAATGATAATGTAAGCTCATCACTGACACTATTAACAAGCGATTTGGTGTCCAATTCAGCTATCTTATCAACGACACTTTCATCGAACAATTCACTAGTTATACCTTCTAGTTTATCAGAGACTATTTCGGAAAATGAATCAATAACCATTTCAAGAGCTAATTTGACAACTGTTCCAACTTCTATTCCGTCTACGGTTTCAATGCTTGATTCAAAGACTGTTCCGACTTCTGATTCAAAAACCATCCCGTTCACAGATTCATCGGAGATTTCAACTATTACTTCTGCATCAGTTCCAGTTACGAGTTCGACTACCACTTCATCAACTATTGTTACAAAAGCAAGCTCGGTGACAACCTCTTCAAATGTTCCAATAACCAACTCAACTACTTATGATTCTTCACCATCTACACCTCCCCCAGTTCTAATGCCTGCTACTTATACAGAAACGTCAAGCGGAATAAGAACTCATCATCACAAGTTAAAGAAAGCATGGTTACAACGGCATGTATGGGCAGAAGATTTGAAAGAAGCAGGTGTTAATATCGACCAAAATTCATCTCATTCTTTCTCTCAAATTGACGATACTCCTCCAGTCTTACAGTgtgaaattatcaaaaaaagaaaaatttctaAAAGCTCGTCAGATGATAATACTGAGGTAACATCGCCTCCTGTAATTTTGCCAAGTACGAGTAGTTCACTCTATGAACCGTCGACATCATCGGGTACCGGGACCAAAAGGTGCAGGAAAAGAAAGATTTCAAACCCTACAACATCTTCGGAAACTAGAAGCCCAACAGACAATACTAGACCTCCAGAAACAGAAAAGAAAGTTCCACCCATTAAGATTCCTAAAAAGAGAGGAAGAAAACCAAAGGTTGTTGTAAGTATACCTctgaaaaaaggaaaaaataatgatggtGAAGTGCGGTTTTTTCAATCGGGCCCATGTTTAAATGCTGGGCCgaaaatacataaatgcaGAGAatgtcgtatatatataaacaacaaaaaaaatgatgtaatgACTCAAGATGAAATAGATAACATATTTTGCCGGTTCTACGCATTTCGTCGATTGTTCACCAATAAAACTGGACAATTAGTGAATGCTGGGTTCCCTGATCCTTTCTTGGATATTACTGTG gaTGATGCGAATCTTTGGCTACCAGACCCAAAATGCCCACCAACTTCATTAGATGTCAAAgttgctaaaaaaattttaatcgagGCTGGTCGTCAATTTTGCTATTTAGtgaaagaagaaaataaagcCCTAACTCTTTCACCATATTTCcaag gcAAACCAATTGCTTGGAAAAAAGCAGCGAATGGTGTTAGGGAAATGTGTGATGTTTGCCTTacgactatttttaattaccattGGGCGTGCGCAAAATGTGGTTTTGGTGTTTGCATCGATTGTGTTaag GCGCGTCTCAATGGCTCATCAAAGTCGCCAAATGCTGCGACCATGACTAAAAAGGACCTACGAGAAAAGGACACGTTCACGTGGATGACTTGTAACAGCAAACATACTCACGACATCGAGCGGCTCATGCTTACACAAATCGTAGCCAGTGACTCCATGGATAGAGTATTCTCTGATTTACACAGACTCAGTTCATCGTTTAATATTGCCATCGAATGTGGTTGTCCAGGATATCCTTTACCTCAGCTACAg GGTAACGTCAGTtctgatgatgatgatgacgatGATAATTATGAAGACGATGAGCTGCCTTCAACATCACAAGCAAGTATTTCAAGTGCCAATAGTTCCCAAAAAACTGCTGCTGAAAATTCTAAAACCAGTTCTTCcgaaaacttaaaaaacgaATCTgcaaataactcaaaaaccaaACTGTCCGAGGATCTAAAACTTATTCCTGCTGAGGGCTCGTCGAAAAATGTTGACGGGGGATCTAAGAGTAATGGCAATTCCCAAAATACTATTAACATCGAACCACAGATTGCCGGG AGCTCAAATAGCAGACGAATGAGTGTTCAATGTGATCCGAATAAAAAAGTGgctttaaaacattttgtccgaaagaaaaacaaatatctgAGAACTATTCCACGTGAACCGCTTCCACCACGTGCAATGACACTAGCTGAAAGCCGAGAATTTTTCCCAAACAATCCTCATACCTGGTTATGTGACGGGAAATTATTGAGACTTTTGGATCCTGAAAATTCTACCAACTACGACATGTTTCAA GAACAATGGAAAAGAGGTCAGCCGGTGATGGTCAGTGACGTGGGCCAAAGGTTAAATCCAGAATATTGGAGTCCTAATTCGTTTAGTCGTGACTTTGGTGAATTTACCAATGACTTGATAGACTGCGCGACCGGCTTACTTATCGAAGGTAAGACTATGAAACAGTTTTGGGACGGTTTCGAGGACGAAAGCAAGCGACTTAAGGGTGCAGATGGTAAACAAATGTTGTTGAAACTAAAAGACTGGCCAGTTGGTTCTGATTTTTCGGACACTTTACCCGAAag ATTTGACGACCTCATGGGGATACTGCCGTTAAAAGATTATACTCTACACGATGGTAAACTTAACTTGGCAGCTAGATTACCGGCATGTTTTGTACGACCAGATTTGGGaccaaaaatgtattctgCTTACGGAAATGTTGGAAATCGCGATTCCGACAAACGGTTGATGAGTACAACTAATCTACATTTGGACGTGTCGGATACATTAAATGTAATGGTGTATGTGGCTATTTCGCGTAAGAATGGAAAGCAACACGACGAGGCTGATCATGAATGTCACTTAAAGG AAGCTTATCGGGCGGTTGACGAAGCCGGTTGTGACATGGCATGTAGAAGACGGGCCCGCGATCTCAAAGAGTTGCCGGGTGCGGTGTGGCACATTTATCACTCCAAAGATGCAGATTCTATACGTGACTTGTTGAACAAAGTGAGCGCTGAACGCGGTGAACCACAGGAACCCAACCACGATCCCATTCACGACCAAACCTCATACTTGGACGCAGATCTCAGGGCGCGGTTGTATACCGAATACGGTGTCCAGGGTTATGCAGTGGTACAGTGTCTCGGCGATGCTATCTTTATCCCTGCCGGAGCCCCGCATCAG GTAAGAAATCTGCATAGCTGCATCAAGGTGGCTTGTGACTTCGTGTCGCCCGAAAACTTGTCTCAGTGTTTCCGGTTGATGAACGAGTTTTACGACCTATCCAGCAACCATAGTCTCCACGAGGACAAACTGCAGATTAAGAACATCATGTTCCACGCGGTCAAGGATTCGATTTCGGTATTGTTGCGTGAAAGTCTTTCGCAGGAAGAACTAGAGGAATTGGCACCACCGAAAAAGCAGAAGGAGCAAAAACAAtag
- the LOC114121430 gene encoding lysine-specific demethylase 3A-like isoform X3, whose translation MPNAMQMPQMMLPYQPFPPPSVGPPPPMPPQTPTPVMQPALGAAGMLWRPPTATVTNANNNPAAANSYYHHHRPNEQYKSSSSRGNVEKDAYKEMKRAKQPQYAQGSAGGSKSRSGGGPSENGSNNEYGQVEIERMVNRHQRGNREHTEKQQAEAAVHQHFEESLKLAQQQRRTNWISNLPSPPKNMYPSQRPKIQDSSKHRSPSLNGVNQTANHQVDDWKEKKNKYASSRSTPVDSSSLQAHYRNRAVPKSNSDHENVLTNANDSGNIGNHNNMISYASYMNANHVYIPPSNSSVIVRNDSSYKNSSIPGPEAYLYNRTPTILTVPAVKLESNKDPRQAKSMHYSRPLSSSVNTSQSKGYNSSPEPHHPGPLLNTHGRYALYPPLTDRAQRELDTPPPAHLNAMMSSPLPTFVPVAVPVDDLQTEALDLVMICNKATPETDVPLHLNSNYKNAKPDPQDTINTFDINVQNNSKKRNYSEIDLPNNDNVSSSLTLLTSDLVSNSAILSTTLSSNNSLVIPSSLSETISENESITISRANLTTVPTSIPSTVSMLDSKTVPTSDSKTIPFTDSSEISTITSASVPVTSSTTTSSTIVTKASSVTTSSNVPITNSTTYDSSPSTPPPVLMPATYTETSSGIRTHHHKLKKAWLQRHVWAEDLKEAGVNIDQNSSHSFSQIDDTPPVLQCEIIKKRKISKSSSDDNTEVTSPPVILPSTSSSLYEPSTSSGTGTKRCRKRKISNPTTSSETRSPTDNTRPPETEKKVPPIKIPKKRGRKPKVVVSIPLKKGKNNDGEVRFFQSGPCLNAGPKIHKCRECRIYINNKKNDVMTQDEIDNIFCRFYAFRRLFTNKTGQLVNAGFPDPFLDITVDDANLWLPDPKCPPTSLDVKVAKKILIEAGRQFCYLVKEENKALTLSPYFQGKPIAWKKAANGVREMCDVCLTTIFNYHWACAKCGFGVCIDCVKARLNGSSKSPNAATMTKKDLREKDTFTWMTCNSKHTHDIERLMLTQIVASDSMDRVFSDLHRLSSSFNIAIECGCPGYPLPQLQGNVSSDDDDDDDNYEDDELPSTSQASISSANSSQKTAAENSKTSSSENLKNESANNSKTKLSEDLKLIPAEGSSKNVDGGSKSNGNSQNTINIEPQIAGSSNSRRMSVQCDPNKKVALKHFVRKKNKYLRTIPREPLPPRAMTLAESREFFPNNPHTWLCDGKLLRLLDPENSTNYDMFQEQWKRGQPVMVSDVGQRLNPEYWSPNSFSRDFGEFTNDLIDCATGLLIEGKTMKQFWDGFEDESKRLKGADGKQMLLKLKDWPVGSDFSDTLPESLFRCRFDDLMGILPLKDYTLHDGKLNLAARLPACFVRPDLGPKMYSAYGNVGNRDSDKRLMSTTNLHLDVSDTLNVMVYVAISRKNGKQHDEADHECHLKEAYRAVDEAGCDMACRRRARDLKELPGAVWHIYHSKDADSIRDLLNKVSAERGEPQEPNHDPIHDQTSYLDADLRARLYTEYGVQGYAVVQCLGDAIFIPAGAPHQVRNLHSCIKVACDFVSPENLSQCFRLMNEFYDLSSNHSLHEDKLQIKNIMFHAVKDSISVLLRESLSQEELEELAPPKKQKEQKQ comes from the exons ATGCCGAACGCGATGCAAATGCCACAGATGATGTTGCCCTATCAACCTTTTCCTCCGCCGTCTGTTGGGCCACCGCCGCCGATGCCACCTCAGACACCAACGCCTGTGATGCAGCCGGCCCTGGGCGCAGCCGGAATGCTGTGGAGACCTCCAACCGCTACCGTGACAAACGCCAACAATAATCCTGCAGCGGCCAACAGCTATTACCATCATCATCGCCCCAACGAACAGTACAAATCAAGCAGcag CAGAGGAAATGTAGAAAAGGACGCTTACAAAGAAATGAAAAGAGCCAAACAGCCGCAGTACGCGCAAGGTTCTGCTGGGGGTAGCAAAAGCAGGAGTGGAGGTGGGCCCTCCGAGAATGGTTCAAATAATGAGTACGGGCAGGTGGAAATCGAACGGATGGTAAATCGTCACCAGAGAGGCAATCGCGAACATACCGAAAAGCAACAAGCTGAAGCAGCTGTCCATCAGCATTTCGAGGAGAGTCTGAAACTTGCTCAGCAACAAAGG agAACCAATTGGATTTCAAATTTACCTTCCCCGCCGAAAAATATGTATCCAAGTCAACGACCTAAGATTCAAGATTCATCTAAACATAGGTCTCCATCTCTAAATGGGGTAAATCAAACAGCCAATCATCAAGTCGACGATTggaaagaaaagaaaaataaatatgcatcGTCTAGATCAACACCGGTTGATTCTTCATCC ttACAAGCGCATTATAGAAACCGGGCTGTTCCTAAATCGAATTCCGatcatgaaaatgtattaaccaACGCCAATGATAGTGGAAACATTggaaaccataataatatgatctcgTATGCTTCTTACATGAATGCAAATCATGTATATATACCTCCTTCCAATTCATCAGTGATAGTTAGAAATGATTCTTCGTACAAAAACTCATCGATACCTGGGCCAGAagcttatttatataatcgcACTCCTACTATTCTCACAGTCCCTGCTGTAAAACTAGAATCTAACAAAGATCCAAGACAAGCCAAGTCTATGCATTATTCCAGGCCGTTATCATCTTCGGTCAATACTAGTCAATCAAAAGGTTACAATTCTTCTCCAGAACCACATCATCCTGGGccattattaaatacacatgGTCGTTATGCTTTGTATCCACCTCTAACTGATAGAGCTCAAAGGGAATTGGACACGCCTCCTCCTGCACATTTAAATGCAATGATGTCTAGTCCCTTACCAACATTTGTACCTGTCGCAGTACCAGTCGATGATCTCCAAACGGAAGCATTAGATCTAGTTATGATTTGTAATAAAGCTACACCTGAAACTGATGTTCCTTTACACTTAAAttctaactataaaaatgcTAAACCAGATCCTCAAGATACCATAAACACATTTgatataaatgttcaaaataattctaaaaaacgTAACTATTCTGAAATAGATTTGCCTAACAATGATAATGTAAGCTCATCACTGACACTATTAACAAGCGATTTGGTGTCCAATTCAGCTATCTTATCAACGACACTTTCATCGAACAATTCACTAGTTATACCTTCTAGTTTATCAGAGACTATTTCGGAAAATGAATCAATAACCATTTCAAGAGCTAATTTGACAACTGTTCCAACTTCTATTCCGTCTACGGTTTCAATGCTTGATTCAAAGACTGTTCCGACTTCTGATTCAAAAACCATCCCGTTCACAGATTCATCGGAGATTTCAACTATTACTTCTGCATCAGTTCCAGTTACGAGTTCGACTACCACTTCATCAACTATTGTTACAAAAGCAAGCTCGGTGACAACCTCTTCAAATGTTCCAATAACCAACTCAACTACTTATGATTCTTCACCATCTACACCTCCCCCAGTTCTAATGCCTGCTACTTATACAGAAACGTCAAGCGGAATAAGAACTCATCATCACAAGTTAAAGAAAGCATGGTTACAACGGCATGTATGGGCAGAAGATTTGAAAGAAGCAGGTGTTAATATCGACCAAAATTCATCTCATTCTTTCTCTCAAATTGACGATACTCCTCCAGTCTTACAGTgtgaaattatcaaaaaaagaaaaatttctaAAAGCTCGTCAGATGATAATACTGAGGTAACATCGCCTCCTGTAATTTTGCCAAGTACGAGTAGTTCACTCTATGAACCGTCGACATCATCGGGTACCGGGACCAAAAGGTGCAGGAAAAGAAAGATTTCAAACCCTACAACATCTTCGGAAACTAGAAGCCCAACAGACAATACTAGACCTCCAGAAACAGAAAAGAAAGTTCCACCCATTAAGATTCCTAAAAAGAGAGGAAGAAAACCAAAGGTTGTTGTAAGTATACCTctgaaaaaaggaaaaaataatgatggtGAAGTGCGGTTTTTTCAATCGGGCCCATGTTTAAATGCTGGGCCgaaaatacataaatgcaGAGAatgtcgtatatatataaacaacaaaaaaaatgatgtaatgACTCAAGATGAAATAGATAACATATTTTGCCGGTTCTACGCATTTCGTCGATTGTTCACCAATAAAACTGGACAATTAGTGAATGCTGGGTTCCCTGATCCTTTCTTGGATATTACTGTG gaTGATGCGAATCTTTGGCTACCAGACCCAAAATGCCCACCAACTTCATTAGATGTCAAAgttgctaaaaaaattttaatcgagGCTGGTCGTCAATTTTGCTATTTAGtgaaagaagaaaataaagcCCTAACTCTTTCACCATATTTCcaag gcAAACCAATTGCTTGGAAAAAAGCAGCGAATGGTGTTAGGGAAATGTGTGATGTTTGCCTTacgactatttttaattaccattGGGCGTGCGCAAAATGTGGTTTTGGTGTTTGCATCGATTGTGTTaag GCGCGTCTCAATGGCTCATCAAAGTCGCCAAATGCTGCGACCATGACTAAAAAGGACCTACGAGAAAAGGACACGTTCACGTGGATGACTTGTAACAGCAAACATACTCACGACATCGAGCGGCTCATGCTTACACAAATCGTAGCCAGTGACTCCATGGATAGAGTATTCTCTGATTTACACAGACTCAGTTCATCGTTTAATATTGCCATCGAATGTGGTTGTCCAGGATATCCTTTACCTCAGCTACAg GGTAACGTCAGTtctgatgatgatgatgacgatGATAATTATGAAGACGATGAGCTGCCTTCAACATCACAAGCAAGTATTTCAAGTGCCAATAGTTCCCAAAAAACTGCTGCTGAAAATTCTAAAACCAGTTCTTCcgaaaacttaaaaaacgaATCTgcaaataactcaaaaaccaaACTGTCCGAGGATCTAAAACTTATTCCTGCTGAGGGCTCGTCGAAAAATGTTGACGGGGGATCTAAGAGTAATGGCAATTCCCAAAATACTATTAACATCGAACCACAGATTGCCGGG AGCTCAAATAGCAGACGAATGAGTGTTCAATGTGATCCGAATAAAAAAGTGgctttaaaacattttgtccgaaagaaaaacaaatatctgAGAACTATTCCACGTGAACCGCTTCCACCACGTGCAATGACACTAGCTGAAAGCCGAGAATTTTTCCCAAACAATCCTCATACCTGGTTATGTGACGGGAAATTATTGAGACTTTTGGATCCTGAAAATTCTACCAACTACGACATGTTTCAA GAACAATGGAAAAGAGGTCAGCCGGTGATGGTCAGTGACGTGGGCCAAAGGTTAAATCCAGAATATTGGAGTCCTAATTCGTTTAGTCGTGACTTTGGTGAATTTACCAATGACTTGATAGACTGCGCGACCGGCTTACTTATCGAAGGTAAGACTATGAAACAGTTTTGGGACGGTTTCGAGGACGAAAGCAAGCGACTTAAGGGTGCAGATGGTAAACAAATGTTGTTGAAACTAAAAGACTGGCCAGTTGGTTCTGATTTTTCGGACACTTTACCCGAAag tcTTTTCCGATGTAGATTTGACGACCTCATGGGGATACTGCCGTTAAAAGATTATACTCTACACGATGGTAAACTTAACTTGGCAGCTAGATTACCGGCATGTTTTGTACGACCAGATTTGGGaccaaaaatgtattctgCTTACGGAAATGTTGGAAATCGCGATTCCGACAAACGGTTGATGAGTACAACTAATCTACATTTGGACGTGTCGGATACATTAAATGTAATGGTGTATGTGGCTATTTCGCGTAAGAATGGAAAGCAACACGACGAGGCTGATCATGAATGTCACTTAAAGG AAGCTTATCGGGCGGTTGACGAAGCCGGTTGTGACATGGCATGTAGAAGACGGGCCCGCGATCTCAAAGAGTTGCCGGGTGCGGTGTGGCACATTTATCACTCCAAAGATGCAGATTCTATACGTGACTTGTTGAACAAAGTGAGCGCTGAACGCGGTGAACCACAGGAACCCAACCACGATCCCATTCACGACCAAACCTCATACTTGGACGCAGATCTCAGGGCGCGGTTGTATACCGAATACGGTGTCCAGGGTTATGCAGTGGTACAGTGTCTCGGCGATGCTATCTTTATCCCTGCCGGAGCCCCGCATCAG GTAAGAAATCTGCATAGCTGCATCAAGGTGGCTTGTGACTTCGTGTCGCCCGAAAACTTGTCTCAGTGTTTCCGGTTGATGAACGAGTTTTACGACCTATCCAGCAACCATAGTCTCCACGAGGACAAACTGCAGATTAAGAACATCATGTTCCACGCGGTCAAGGATTCGATTTCGGTATTGTTGCGTGAAAGTCTTTCGCAGGAAGAACTAGAGGAATTGGCACCACCGAAAAAGCAGAAGGAGCAAAAACAAtag